In Myxococcus stipitatus, the following are encoded in one genomic region:
- a CDS encoding TonB-dependent receptor has protein sequence MRGSWCLLVLAWASPLSAWGRAPLEQAPASASVPVGPVSSEPVVGSEDAKVVSKQAEVVAGPGASTTSASSMAAEPSADADAAKDDVPVARTVVTASRTQERLSETPVATEVITRSEILATGARDASELLAAHPGLQVVQTFAGASVQVQGLGPEYVLVLVDGERVAGRVAGGVDLSRVSLEDVEQVEIVKGPSSVLYGSDAVGGVVNFITRRARRPLGGELRVAYGELNRLDLDATGEARGEGWGLRVSGGVQRRSSYDLQPLDEGTTGSSLQGFDLSASGDLKGEGAFALEGSAGFSRRTQRGVDLGVAGAVFDRASRDTSMSARMAPSWKLSDEATLRVEGSYSHFQRRYLRDQRRASALDTVEDTREQQARVGAQLDARVGERHAFIVGAEMLGELLAADRLETGQGERGRAAIYAQDSWTLATGPKLVVVPGARVDADTQFGTAVTPRLAAKMDPLSWLTLRGSYGWGYRAPGFQELLLDFENPTVGYAVRGNPDLKPERSRSFSASAEVRPLESSLVWVSAFQHSLRDMIGTSLEQQSEGQLFTYVNVARARVRGGEVGLRQRLPWRLSGEVAYSLTDGRDESMNRALEGQARHRFTAQATWRHREWGLETWARAALVGERPFYPDTDGDGVANPYPSKPYVTVDARVAWRPRESLQFFVLGSNLADAGNPTDLPIPPRTFQAGVSFRL, from the coding sequence ATGCGTGGGAGTTGGTGTCTCCTTGTGCTGGCGTGGGCCTCGCCGCTTTCGGCGTGGGGCCGTGCTCCGTTGGAGCAGGCGCCCGCGAGTGCGTCCGTCCCCGTGGGGCCTGTGTCCTCCGAGCCTGTCGTGGGCTCCGAGGACGCGAAGGTGGTGTCGAAGCAGGCCGAGGTCGTCGCGGGTCCAGGGGCCTCGACGACCTCGGCATCTTCGATGGCCGCCGAGCCATCCGCTGACGCCGACGCCGCGAAGGACGACGTGCCGGTGGCGCGCACGGTGGTGACCGCGTCGCGCACGCAGGAGCGGTTGAGCGAGACGCCCGTGGCCACGGAGGTCATCACCCGCTCGGAAATCCTGGCGACGGGCGCGCGAGACGCGTCGGAGTTGTTGGCCGCGCACCCGGGGCTGCAGGTCGTGCAGACCTTCGCGGGTGCGTCCGTGCAGGTGCAGGGGCTGGGGCCCGAGTACGTGTTGGTGCTCGTGGACGGAGAGCGCGTCGCGGGCCGCGTCGCTGGGGGCGTGGACCTGTCCCGGGTGTCGCTCGAGGACGTGGAGCAGGTGGAGATCGTCAAGGGACCGTCGTCGGTGCTCTACGGCAGTGACGCGGTGGGCGGCGTGGTGAACTTCATCACGCGGCGTGCCCGCAGGCCGCTCGGGGGTGAGCTTCGGGTTGCCTATGGCGAGCTGAACCGGTTGGACCTGGATGCCACGGGGGAGGCGCGTGGCGAGGGTTGGGGGCTGCGGGTGAGCGGCGGGGTGCAGCGCCGTTCGTCGTACGACTTGCAGCCCTTGGATGAGGGCACCACGGGCAGCAGCCTGCAGGGCTTCGACCTCTCCGCGAGTGGAGACCTGAAAGGGGAGGGGGCCTTCGCGTTGGAGGGCTCCGCGGGCTTCTCGCGGCGCACGCAGCGCGGCGTGGACCTGGGCGTGGCGGGCGCGGTGTTCGACCGTGCGAGCCGCGACACGTCGATGAGCGCGCGCATGGCGCCGTCATGGAAGCTGAGCGACGAGGCGACGCTTCGTGTCGAGGGTTCCTATTCGCACTTCCAGCGGCGCTACCTGAGAGATCAGCGGCGCGCCTCCGCGCTGGACACGGTGGAGGACACCCGTGAGCAGCAGGCGCGGGTGGGTGCGCAGCTCGACGCGCGCGTGGGCGAGCGTCATGCCTTCATCGTGGGCGCGGAGATGCTGGGCGAGTTGCTCGCCGCGGACCGGCTGGAGACGGGGCAGGGTGAGCGCGGGCGGGCCGCCATCTATGCACAGGACAGTTGGACGCTGGCGACGGGGCCCAAGCTGGTGGTGGTCCCTGGTGCACGCGTGGACGCGGACACGCAGTTCGGCACGGCCGTCACGCCACGGCTCGCGGCGAAGATGGACCCGCTGTCGTGGCTCACGCTGCGGGGCAGCTACGGATGGGGCTATCGCGCGCCGGGCTTCCAGGAGCTGCTCCTCGATTTCGAGAACCCCACGGTGGGTTACGCCGTGCGCGGCAACCCGGACCTGAAGCCGGAGCGCTCGCGCAGCTTCAGTGCGTCCGCGGAGGTTCGTCCGCTGGAGTCCTCGCTCGTGTGGGTGAGCGCGTTCCAGCACTCGCTGCGCGACATGATTGGAACGTCGCTCGAGCAGCAGAGCGAGGGGCAGCTCTTCACCTACGTCAACGTGGCCCGAGCGCGCGTGCGCGGCGGCGAGGTGGGCCTTCGTCAGCGTCTGCCGTGGCGCCTCTCCGGCGAGGTGGCCTACTCGCTCACCGACGGACGCGACGAGTCGATGAACCGGGCGCTGGAAGGACAGGCGCGTCACCGGTTCACCGCGCAGGCCACGTGGCGCCACCGCGAGTGGGGCTTGGAGACGTGGGCCCGCGCGGCGTTGGTGGGCGAGCGCCCCTTCTATCCGGACACGGACGGCGACGGGGTCGCCAATCCCTATCCGTCGAAGCCCTACGTCACCGTGGATGCCCGTGTCGCTTGGAGGCCGCGCGAGTCGCTCCAGTTCTTCGTGCTGGGGTCCAACCTCGCCGACGCGGGGAATCCCACGGACCTGCCCATTCCACCTCGCACCTTCCAGGCCGGCGTCTCGTTCCGGCTGTGA
- a CDS encoding LEA type 2 family protein, protein MSNVMRSTSPMVLVAALACVSWGCASAPATPASRVVTLTAQDTSVVSQGLTEATLRFNAQLETATSGRVEQAEYELVSEGKVLKQGTAKLETRLEPGAPVALSFEERAAYVQSPEDLARLSAQGGTVLLALRGVLVVRQDDAEQRIPFAASRGVRVPRLPTIVVEELDGARYSAEEVQLNLRLGIRNPNPFPLKLSGLTWQVAVAGKALDSGTLAQSDSVEASATGVYPVEVSVTKDSWGPEVKSLISRGILPYGVTGELTGPLMRVPYSLSGEVKLNVSR, encoded by the coding sequence ATGTCTAACGTGATGCGCTCGACTTCGCCCATGGTGCTGGTGGCGGCCCTGGCTTGCGTGAGCTGGGGGTGTGCCTCGGCACCCGCCACGCCGGCTTCCCGGGTCGTCACCTTGACGGCTCAGGACACCTCTGTGGTGTCCCAGGGCCTCACGGAGGCCACCCTCCGTTTCAACGCCCAATTGGAGACCGCCACGTCGGGACGCGTGGAGCAGGCCGAGTATGAGCTCGTCTCCGAAGGCAAGGTGCTGAAACAGGGCACCGCGAAGCTGGAGACACGGCTGGAGCCGGGGGCTCCGGTGGCGCTGTCGTTCGAGGAGCGCGCGGCCTACGTGCAGAGCCCGGAGGACCTGGCCCGGCTGAGCGCGCAAGGGGGCACGGTGCTCCTGGCGCTCCGAGGTGTATTGGTGGTGCGCCAGGATGACGCCGAGCAGCGAATCCCCTTCGCGGCGAGCCGGGGCGTGCGCGTGCCGAGGCTGCCCACCATCGTCGTGGAGGAGTTGGACGGGGCGCGTTACTCGGCCGAGGAAGTGCAGCTCAATCTGCGCCTGGGGATTCGAAACCCCAACCCCTTCCCACTCAAGCTGAGCGGGCTCACGTGGCAGGTGGCGGTGGCGGGCAAGGCGCTGGACAGTGGAACGCTGGCCCAGTCGGACAGCGTGGAGGCATCCGCGACAGGGGTGTATCCGGTGGAGGTCTCCGTGACGAAGGACTCCTGGGGGCCGGAGGTGAAGTCGCTCATCTCCCGGGGAATCCTGCCCTACGGCGTGACAGGCGAGCTGACGGGGCCGCTGATGCGGGTGCCGTACTCGCTCTCAGGCGAGGTGAAGCTCAACGTGTCCCGGTAG
- the aat gene encoding leucyl/phenylalanyl-tRNA--protein transferase encodes MPIYLLSEEHPELFPPPERADKSGVLAVGGDLSPERLLAAYSRGIFPWFSEGDPILWHSPDPRFVLEPDKLHVGRSLRKTMARGDYEVRYDTAFARVITECGRVPRPGQSGTWITDEMLSAYVALHERGFAHSVEAWAGGELKGGLYGVSLGAAFFGESMFALAPDASKVAFATAVERFKAWGFQFIDCQVETEHLARFGAESWTRKRFLTALRRALDEPTRQGAWTEPAPS; translated from the coding sequence GTGCCCATCTATTTGTTGAGTGAAGAGCATCCGGAGCTGTTCCCTCCTCCGGAGCGCGCGGACAAAAGCGGAGTGCTGGCTGTCGGCGGAGACCTGAGCCCCGAGCGGTTGCTGGCCGCGTACTCGCGCGGCATCTTCCCGTGGTTCAGCGAGGGAGACCCCATCCTCTGGCATTCGCCGGACCCGCGCTTCGTGCTGGAGCCGGACAAGCTCCACGTGGGCCGCAGCCTGCGCAAGACGATGGCGCGGGGGGACTACGAGGTGCGCTACGACACGGCCTTCGCGCGGGTCATCACCGAGTGTGGCCGCGTGCCGCGCCCTGGGCAGTCAGGGACCTGGATTACGGACGAGATGTTGAGCGCGTATGTCGCGCTGCACGAGCGCGGCTTCGCGCACTCGGTGGAGGCGTGGGCCGGGGGCGAGCTGAAGGGCGGACTGTACGGTGTCTCGCTGGGCGCGGCCTTCTTCGGTGAGAGCATGTTCGCGCTGGCGCCGGATGCCTCGAAGGTGGCGTTCGCGACGGCGGTGGAGCGCTTCAAGGCGTGGGGGTTTCAGTTCATCGACTGCCAGGTGGAGACCGAGCACCTGGCGCGCTTCGGCGCGGAGTCGTGGACAAGGAAGCGATTCCTCACCGCGCTGCGCCGGGCCTTGGACGAGCCCACGCGACAGGGCGCGTGGACTGAGCCTGCTCCCTCGTGA